The following proteins are encoded in a genomic region of Leptospira kirschneri serovar Cynopteri str. 3522 CT:
- a CDS encoding chemotaxis protein CheW — protein MSVLEDNQFLTFYLGREYYGIRILNIKEIIEYSGLTNVPLMPEFIPGVINLRGNVVPVIDLKHKFFRSKIKPDRKTCVIIVELHSQKEGDRKEKTDLGILVESVDEVVSIPNDDIEPPPTFGSKIKVDFILGMARQENGFIIILNTEKILNLEELTSLEENQPTEVVLETT, from the coding sequence ATGAGCGTTTTAGAGGACAATCAGTTTCTTACGTTTTATCTCGGAAGGGAATATTACGGAATTAGAATATTAAATATTAAAGAAATTATAGAATATTCTGGTTTGACGAACGTTCCTTTAATGCCGGAATTCATTCCTGGAGTGATCAACCTTCGAGGAAATGTAGTTCCGGTCATAGATTTGAAACATAAATTTTTTAGAAGTAAAATCAAACCGGACCGTAAAACCTGCGTGATCATAGTAGAATTACATTCTCAAAAAGAAGGTGACCGAAAGGAAAAAACCGACTTGGGTATTCTTGTCGAATCTGTGGACGAAGTTGTTTCCATTCCGAACGATGATATAGAACCTCCTCCCACTTTTGGCTCTAAAATCAAAGTAGATTTTATTTTAGGAATGGCGAGACAGGAAAATGGTTTTATCATCATTCTGAATACTGAAAAAATTCTAAATCTGGAAGAACTCACTTCTTTAGAAGAAAATCAGCCCACCGAAGTCGTTTTAGAAACTACATGA
- a CDS encoding chemotaxis protein CheD, whose translation MILEPDSVRDLFLQPGGFYWGKGNIRIRTLLGSCISICFWHPSLLSGGMAHVMLPFRPSSIHFDDSLNAKYVEDAFQLFFEKLVGSKRQYQIKLFGGASMFSTEEEKLLELKSVRDIGMKNILSVKEHLNKNQLPITSEDLGGFSHRRIFFSLWDGEIYVERPEHT comes from the coding sequence ATGATATTAGAACCAGATTCGGTCAGAGATTTATTTTTACAACCCGGCGGCTTTTATTGGGGAAAAGGAAATATCAGAATTAGAACTTTGCTCGGCTCTTGCATTTCAATCTGTTTTTGGCATCCTTCCCTTCTCTCCGGAGGAATGGCGCACGTTATGCTACCTTTTAGACCTTCTTCGATTCATTTCGATGATAGTCTAAATGCGAAGTATGTAGAAGACGCGTTTCAGTTATTCTTTGAAAAGTTAGTAGGATCGAAAAGGCAGTATCAAATTAAACTATTCGGAGGAGCGTCCATGTTCTCTACGGAAGAGGAAAAACTTCTAGAACTCAAATCGGTTCGAGATATAGGAATGAAAAACATACTTTCCGTCAAAGAACATTTAAACAAGAACCAACTTCCAATTACCTCCGAAGACTTAGGAGGTTTTTCCCATCGAAGAATTTTTTTTTCACTTTGGGACGGTGAAATTTATGTAGAAAGGCCCGAACATACATGA
- a CDS encoding protein-glutamate methylesterase/protein-glutamine glutaminase: MIQVFIIDDSAVVRQVLTQILNKDPEIEIIGFASDPIFAFEKLSSIWPDVFILDIEMPRMDGISFLKKIMSEKPTPVIICSSLAEKESETAVLAMKLGAVDVLEKPKIGLKNFLEESEILFIDSVRAASNARIKIHSFQNDDSKFFENHKQSKADFSKINTTDKLIAIGTSTGGTQALEFILTQLNVHCPGIVIVQHMPEKFTETFANRLNQICKIQIKEAKDGDRIQLGSAYIAPGNKHMEIFLSGAQFHIRVLDGPLVNRHRPSVDTLFHSVAKIAGKNAKGIIMTGMGNDGANGLLKMKQSGAHTIAQDETSCVVFGMPKEAILKGAVDSILPLSKIVREVQYF, encoded by the coding sequence ATGATTCAAGTTTTTATCATCGATGATTCTGCGGTAGTTCGTCAGGTTCTTACTCAAATCCTGAACAAAGATCCGGAAATCGAAATCATTGGTTTTGCTTCCGATCCTATTTTTGCTTTTGAAAAACTTTCCTCAATTTGGCCGGACGTATTTATACTCGATATAGAAATGCCTCGTATGGACGGAATTTCTTTTTTAAAAAAGATCATGTCAGAAAAACCAACTCCGGTCATCATCTGTTCTTCGTTAGCTGAAAAAGAATCCGAAACAGCGGTTCTGGCTATGAAACTAGGAGCGGTAGACGTTCTCGAAAAACCCAAAATTGGTCTAAAAAATTTTTTGGAAGAATCGGAAATTCTTTTTATAGATTCTGTCAGAGCCGCATCAAACGCTCGAATCAAAATTCATTCTTTTCAAAACGACGATTCTAAATTTTTCGAAAATCATAAACAGTCCAAAGCGGATTTCTCTAAAATTAATACGACTGATAAACTCATCGCAATCGGAACTTCCACTGGAGGAACCCAGGCTTTAGAATTTATTCTTACACAATTAAACGTTCATTGTCCCGGAATTGTGATCGTACAACACATGCCCGAAAAATTTACGGAAACGTTTGCCAATCGACTCAATCAGATTTGTAAAATTCAAATAAAGGAAGCAAAAGACGGAGACCGTATTCAGCTGGGATCCGCATATATCGCTCCCGGAAATAAACATATGGAAATTTTTCTAAGTGGAGCTCAGTTTCATATTCGGGTGTTAGACGGTCCTTTAGTAAATAGACATAGACCTTCCGTAGATACTCTTTTTCATTCTGTGGCAAAGATAGCAGGTAAAAACGCTAAAGGAATCATCATGACTGGAATGGGAAACGACGGAGCCAACGGGCTTTTAAAAATGAAACAGTCCGGAGCACATACGATCGCTCAAGACGAAACAAGTTGTGTGGTTTTTGGAATGCCTAAGGAAGCTATTTTAAAAGGTGCGGTTGATTCCATTCTACCTTTATCCAAAATCGTAAGGGAGGTTCAGTATTTTTAA
- a CDS encoding biotin/lipoyl-containing protein codes for MIDFQNNRIQFHQSSSPWIRSFSLESIKCLIVCRGPVRKEAMEIFDSIGIREYGILLSEKDSVVYPMALAPELRGFRFPNNIHRVPDYMGAGKEEKMERIEQIISIAKDNKYTHIFAGYGFMAEDSEFISAIEKSGVIFMGPASYVADQAGSKDAAKKIARKLEVSVTPGVDNISSLALLAKAPDAKSLEKIAKEKGIDFVFDPSLSLEVNAENLLELGYSKIIELVSITDLQVEAEKECKKIWEKYSKNRIRFKYIGGGGGKGQRVVSKPEEVKGAVQEILSESKVTAPGTNKNFLIELNIENTRHNEIQLIGNGEWCLALGGRDCSVQMHEQKLLELSLTQELLEKEIAVCVATHPKKAEVLKGDLKVLREMEEQSERFGAAVKLNSVSTFESIVEGTNHFFMEVNTRIQVEHRVTEMVYSLKFKNPENQNEFFIVDSLIEAMALLSLHGKRLQKPERIFRFPSGAEVRINATNKAIQPHAGGVIMNWSKPLADEIRDDQGISIRNPDMGLFVHYKVAGAYDSNIALLISHGENRKDNLIRLGNILRKTELRGYDLQTNLLVHYGLIHWILGKDAMFKPSTSFMISYLAGVGALEKIIKDVDLEIAWKKMISEASSADLKKVLSRKLTLITRPIGELIKDAHLTAGFIGFHLNRSWKISGSKIEWLRNPIFILADLYHYLNMEADPNLPPSEQIWDHDDEVLQKALSFYQELAKRTGISADSIELVTSLNSGKSLNGIESGLLQSVFTSHNGYQAGLELLKFIPYAGLNSGFYKLEVDEKLEAIIPEEFRKTETRDSLIKFLAPPPKASSDEIVAPMGGMFYSKEAPDLPPMVKVGDHFKAGQPLFIVEVMKMFNKISAPFSGTVKEILLNDSDGKIISKGQTIFKIVPDEVIHIETETEVAERKKKVTLSLI; via the coding sequence ATGATCGACTTTCAAAACAATCGTATTCAATTTCATCAATCCAGTTCTCCTTGGATCCGTTCTTTTTCTTTGGAATCGATCAAATGTCTGATCGTTTGTAGGGGGCCAGTCCGAAAAGAAGCAATGGAAATTTTCGATTCGATCGGAATCAGAGAATACGGAATCTTACTTTCCGAAAAAGATTCGGTCGTGTATCCGATGGCCTTGGCTCCAGAACTAAGAGGATTTCGTTTTCCTAATAATATCCATCGTGTTCCAGATTATATGGGAGCGGGTAAGGAAGAAAAGATGGAAAGGATCGAACAGATCATTTCCATCGCAAAAGATAACAAATATACTCATATCTTTGCCGGTTACGGATTTATGGCGGAAGATTCTGAATTCATTTCCGCGATCGAAAAAAGCGGAGTCATTTTTATGGGACCTGCTTCGTATGTAGCCGATCAGGCTGGTTCCAAAGACGCCGCAAAAAAAATCGCAAGAAAGTTGGAAGTTTCCGTAACTCCTGGTGTGGATAATATTTCTTCTCTTGCATTGTTAGCAAAGGCCCCTGACGCTAAGTCTCTCGAAAAAATCGCAAAAGAAAAAGGAATCGATTTTGTTTTTGATCCTTCTTTGTCTTTGGAAGTGAACGCGGAGAACTTGCTAGAATTAGGATATTCTAAAATTATAGAACTTGTATCCATAACGGATCTTCAAGTTGAAGCCGAAAAAGAATGTAAAAAAATTTGGGAGAAATATTCCAAAAATAGAATACGTTTTAAATACATCGGTGGTGGCGGCGGAAAAGGACAAAGAGTGGTTTCCAAACCGGAAGAAGTAAAAGGTGCGGTTCAGGAAATTCTTTCGGAGTCTAAGGTCACGGCTCCTGGAACCAATAAGAATTTTCTAATAGAATTAAACATAGAAAATACAAGACACAACGAAATTCAACTCATTGGAAACGGAGAATGGTGTCTGGCGCTCGGTGGAAGGGATTGTTCGGTCCAAATGCACGAACAAAAACTTCTAGAACTTTCTTTAACTCAAGAACTTCTCGAAAAAGAAATTGCCGTTTGTGTGGCCACACATCCTAAAAAGGCGGAAGTCCTCAAAGGAGATCTTAAAGTTCTGAGAGAAATGGAAGAACAATCAGAACGTTTCGGAGCCGCAGTAAAACTCAATAGTGTTTCTACATTCGAGTCCATCGTAGAAGGGACCAATCATTTCTTTATGGAAGTGAATACTAGAATTCAAGTAGAACATAGAGTCACTGAGATGGTGTATTCTTTGAAGTTTAAGAATCCGGAAAATCAGAATGAATTTTTTATCGTAGATAGTTTGATCGAAGCGATGGCACTTCTTTCTCTTCATGGAAAAAGACTTCAAAAACCGGAAAGAATTTTTAGGTTTCCATCCGGAGCGGAAGTGCGTATCAACGCTACTAACAAAGCGATTCAACCGCACGCGGGTGGTGTGATCATGAATTGGTCTAAACCTCTTGCGGACGAGATCAGGGACGATCAAGGGATCAGCATCCGAAATCCGGATATGGGTCTATTCGTACATTATAAAGTAGCTGGAGCGTATGATTCCAATATTGCTCTACTTATTTCTCACGGAGAAAATCGTAAGGACAATTTAATTCGTCTCGGAAATATATTAAGAAAGACTGAATTAAGAGGTTACGACCTACAGACAAATCTTTTGGTTCATTATGGTCTGATTCACTGGATTCTTGGAAAAGACGCGATGTTCAAACCTTCCACTTCTTTTATGATTTCTTATCTCGCCGGAGTAGGCGCTTTAGAAAAGATCATCAAGGATGTGGATCTGGAAATCGCTTGGAAAAAAATGATTTCAGAGGCGTCTTCTGCGGATCTTAAAAAAGTTCTAAGTAGAAAATTGACTTTGATCACAAGACCAATCGGGGAGCTGATTAAAGACGCTCACTTAACCGCCGGATTTATCGGTTTTCATCTGAATCGTTCCTGGAAAATTTCCGGTTCCAAAATTGAATGGCTTAGAAATCCGATCTTTATACTTGCGGATCTTTATCATTATCTAAATATGGAAGCCGATCCGAATCTTCCTCCTTCAGAACAAATATGGGATCACGATGATGAAGTTCTTCAAAAGGCGCTTTCTTTTTACCAAGAACTTGCAAAAAGAACTGGGATTTCTGCGGATTCGATAGAACTCGTTACAAGCTTGAACTCTGGAAAATCTCTGAATGGAATCGAATCCGGATTGTTACAGTCTGTTTTTACTTCGCATAATGGTTATCAGGCGGGGCTTGAACTGTTAAAATTTATTCCTTACGCTGGACTCAATTCCGGATTTTATAAATTGGAAGTGGATGAAAAATTAGAAGCTATCATTCCGGAAGAATTTAGGAAAACAGAAACTAGGGATTCTTTGATTAAGTTTTTAGCTCCTCCACCTAAAGCTAGTTCGGACGAAATCGTAGCTCCTATGGGAGGAATGTTTTATTCGAAAGAAGCTCCTGATCTTCCTCCTATGGTAAAAGTAGGGGATCATTTTAAGGCGGGACAACCTTTGTTCATCGTAGAAGTAATGAAAATGTTCAACAAAATTTCAGCGCCGTTTAGCGGAACCGTAAAAGAGATTTTGTTAAACGACAGCGACGGAAAAATCATTTCTAAAGGTCAGACTATTTTCAAAATTGTTCCGGATGAAGTGATTCATATTGAAACTGAAACGGAAGTCGCGGAAAGAAAAAAGAAAGTTACGTTAAGTCTGATTTGA
- a CDS encoding acyl-CoA carboxylase subunit beta → MSEAKYSLENPFQSTSEPEILKPRGLYEEANELGKELLNKPLLGGGVDRILVQHSKDRMTVWERIKVLTDQEPNILYQNWGKSLDGASLVTGILNINGRDVAVYGHDFTLRAGSMDATNGSKLARLIYMAGEHGIPLIGMNDSAGAFVPAGVGGLDGYSEAFTALRKISGVVPSLMLMFGFNAGGGAYLPRQGSFMIQCDNTFFGLTGPGVVKSVLGEDISADDLGGPKVHGQSGVVDIVTGDELGSLRTALRLLSYLPDNNHSLAPFHATSDPTDRFIYEEEILFKKTFNSPTGMNTPFDITLYLQNICDHGQYFEIQGQRSRNLVTAFGRIGGHVVAFVANNSAVSSGQIDIGAARKGTRFIRFCNLYNIPIVFLEDTTGFLPGKEQEQNGIVLEGRKLLDSIIDIRTPRLTLIIRNAFGGAYACFNSYHTGADMVFALPTARIAVMGPAGKDYVYKDEVSSIQKEYQENVKKGMSEKEAVVIRDKKLQTLSTQYERELMNPKEALSLGSVSRIVLPGTTRNILFQNLDYLIRHYKPAPLSGPQREFE, encoded by the coding sequence ATGTCCGAAGCAAAGTATTCCCTGGAAAATCCATTTCAATCCACTTCCGAACCTGAAATTCTTAAGCCCCGTGGTCTTTACGAAGAAGCAAATGAGTTGGGAAAAGAACTACTCAACAAACCTCTTTTAGGTGGAGGAGTTGATAGGATTTTAGTTCAACATTCCAAAGACAGGATGACCGTTTGGGAAAGAATTAAGGTGCTTACGGATCAAGAACCCAATATTCTCTATCAAAACTGGGGAAAAAGTTTAGACGGAGCTTCTTTAGTTACGGGAATTTTAAATATCAACGGTAGAGACGTGGCCGTCTATGGTCACGATTTTACTCTTCGCGCTGGTTCGATGGATGCTACCAACGGAAGTAAACTCGCCAGACTGATTTATATGGCCGGAGAACACGGCATTCCTCTGATTGGTATGAATGATTCCGCAGGAGCTTTTGTTCCTGCCGGAGTAGGAGGACTGGACGGTTATAGTGAGGCATTTACTGCACTTCGTAAGATCAGTGGAGTGGTTCCTAGTTTGATGCTTATGTTCGGGTTCAACGCGGGTGGAGGAGCCTATCTTCCGCGCCAGGGATCTTTTATGATTCAGTGTGATAATACCTTCTTTGGTTTAACTGGTCCCGGAGTCGTTAAATCGGTATTAGGCGAAGATATTTCCGCGGACGATTTGGGAGGTCCTAAGGTTCACGGACAAAGTGGTGTAGTGGATATTGTTACCGGGGACGAATTGGGTTCTTTAAGAACCGCTCTTCGTTTACTTTCGTATCTTCCGGATAACAATCATTCTTTGGCTCCTTTTCATGCTACTTCCGATCCTACAGACAGGTTTATCTACGAAGAGGAAATTTTATTTAAGAAAACGTTTAATTCTCCTACTGGGATGAATACTCCTTTCGACATCACTTTGTATCTACAAAATATTTGCGACCACGGTCAGTATTTTGAAATCCAAGGACAACGTTCCAGAAACTTGGTGACTGCTTTCGGAAGAATTGGAGGACACGTTGTCGCATTTGTCGCAAACAACTCCGCGGTTTCTTCCGGACAGATAGACATTGGTGCGGCCAGAAAAGGAACTAGATTTATTCGATTCTGCAACCTCTATAATATTCCGATCGTTTTTTTAGAAGATACGACGGGATTTTTACCCGGAAAAGAGCAGGAACAAAACGGAATCGTACTCGAAGGAAGGAAACTTCTAGATTCTATCATAGATATTCGTACGCCTCGTCTAACGCTGATTATTCGAAATGCATTCGGAGGTGCTTACGCTTGTTTTAATTCTTATCACACCGGAGCGGACATGGTGTTTGCGCTTCCGACTGCTAGAATTGCGGTAATGGGCCCCGCTGGAAAAGACTATGTTTATAAGGACGAGGTTTCTTCCATTCAAAAAGAATATCAAGAAAATGTAAAGAAAGGAATGTCCGAAAAGGAAGCCGTCGTAATTCGAGATAAAAAACTTCAGACACTTTCTACTCAATACGAAAGAGAATTGATGAATCCGAAAGAAGCGCTTTCTCTCGGTTCCGTTTCTAGAATTGTTCTTCCTGGAACGACCAGAAACATTCTTTTCCAAAATCTGGATTATTTAATCCGACATTATAAACCGGCTCCGTTGTCCGGACCTCAAAGGGAGTTTGAGTAA
- a CDS encoding STAS domain-containing protein, whose amino-acid sequence MEITSEIKNHSKIIHLIGNLDVHNTHKIESAFMEQIKTGNSRVIVLDLSSVEFISSAGLRIIVAALRICREKDVEFRLAGIKPAVRKVFEIIDMNSMFSIFETLESAIK is encoded by the coding sequence ATGGAAATAACGTCTGAAATTAAAAATCATTCTAAAATCATTCATTTGATTGGGAACTTAGACGTACACAATACTCATAAGATAGAATCTGCTTTTATGGAACAGATCAAAACTGGAAATTCTCGTGTGATCGTTTTAGATCTTTCTTCTGTTGAATTCATTTCGTCTGCGGGACTCAGAATCATTGTAGCCGCTCTCAGAATTTGTAGAGAAAAAGACGTGGAGTTCCGATTGGCAGGGATCAAACCTGCTGTGAGAAAGGTATTCGAAATCATAGATATGAATTCCATGTTTAGCATTTTTGAAACTCTAGAATCCGCTATAAAATAG
- a CDS encoding SpoIIE family protein phosphatase, whose amino-acid sequence MISNKKQDSLLRQGSDGSLYLEDNPGLAVVFETLLTEIIHITSAKFGIFSFRLEDGTLKSIYGNHPSNKIEEAKLVSEFCFKTGQDLNLKKGISPNKIIPQLEQNSVCCVLHVGELGTSALEDQKKIFGTILLGRSDQEGGEFRESDFTHLKETVRVISDLLEKSFISGESSLVVLSLMTISRVALESVQIRKQTDRFDFLLTEIIRVSGLINKSLDLSQLLEAIMLSSKSVFRTEACSVLLLDDTKEYLYFHTVLGEKRDEVTKVKVPVGKGIAGMVVQDKKPMIINDAMNDPRVYREVDKASHFVTRNIMAAPLLVEGQVIGVIETINTIDRNSFTEEDLELFLSFSGTSALAIQKTGLLQNLEDANKDLRKKVSELESLFELSQVVSSAKSQADLMKHSIPVIHNEMDAGRTGIFLINRKMGLLTSISYTSEKIVEIFRTKDYQGSFIYRSIEEEKTTIKEDIQNFEFNHELDLEFLKGSYIVLPLTNPGRNAFGVITVSDRVDKLSYNYSHLRLLQTFASLVARGHETLKLQNEMISRKAMQRSLEREIEITREIQKNILPESKAFHSNFDLGVKSVPAKEVSGDFYDYYQYQDGQYSFLISDVSGKSLPAAIFMAMSSSIIRTLARDHDLDPEEILKQGNALIYEDSHNGMFVTTFFIHYNPAIFTLDYASAGHNDQVLIRKDGSWEIIKGSGPPLGVLPSASYKGGSLTVEPGDMFILYTDGAIEEKNSKDEEFGLERMIREVIVRRHLPSEQIVEELFKLVREFSGAPELFDDFTVMILKFNDNYQFSRVFEAKTSAIPLFREFVYQTIKVRNLEDSQRDDILLACDEAGTNIVMHGYENTDLKNPKFECKIRFTGDWITIVLIDSGKVFNREDVQDPSIEDNLSGKRKGGFGVYLIEKLMDSVDYSSEGGKNFLVLKKNFQNKASNGNNV is encoded by the coding sequence TTGATCTCAAATAAAAAACAGGATTCCCTTCTCAGACAAGGCTCTGATGGAAGTCTTTATTTGGAAGACAATCCGGGGCTCGCGGTAGTTTTTGAAACTCTTCTTACTGAAATCATTCATATAACATCTGCAAAATTTGGAATATTCAGTTTTCGTTTAGAAGACGGAACCTTAAAGTCCATTTACGGAAATCATCCTTCTAATAAGATTGAAGAAGCAAAACTTGTATCCGAGTTTTGTTTTAAAACGGGCCAAGATCTCAATCTGAAAAAAGGGATAAGTCCGAATAAAATCATTCCCCAGTTAGAACAAAATTCCGTCTGCTGTGTGTTACACGTAGGAGAACTCGGAACCTCTGCTTTGGAGGATCAAAAAAAAATATTTGGAACTATCCTACTTGGAAGATCCGATCAAGAAGGTGGAGAATTTAGGGAATCCGATTTTACACATCTAAAAGAGACGGTTCGAGTTATATCTGATCTTTTGGAAAAGTCTTTTATCTCGGGAGAATCTTCTTTAGTCGTTCTTTCTTTGATGACCATATCTAGGGTAGCGCTTGAATCTGTACAAATCCGAAAACAAACGGATCGTTTCGATTTTTTGTTAACTGAAATCATTCGAGTTTCAGGACTGATCAATAAATCTCTGGATCTTTCTCAACTTTTAGAAGCGATTATGCTTTCTTCCAAATCCGTATTTAGAACCGAGGCGTGTAGTGTACTTCTTTTGGACGATACAAAGGAATACCTCTATTTTCATACGGTTTTAGGAGAGAAAAGAGACGAGGTCACTAAGGTCAAAGTTCCGGTTGGAAAAGGTATCGCCGGGATGGTAGTTCAAGATAAAAAACCGATGATCATTAATGATGCGATGAACGATCCTCGTGTTTACAGAGAAGTGGATAAGGCTTCCCATTTTGTGACTAGAAACATCATGGCCGCACCTCTTTTAGTGGAAGGTCAGGTAATCGGAGTTATCGAAACGATCAACACAATTGATCGGAACTCTTTTACAGAAGAAGATCTGGAACTTTTTTTAAGTTTTTCCGGAACCTCTGCACTTGCGATTCAAAAGACTGGACTTCTACAAAATTTAGAAGATGCAAACAAGGATCTCCGAAAAAAAGTATCGGAGTTGGAAAGTTTATTCGAACTTTCGCAAGTAGTTTCCTCCGCTAAAAGTCAAGCGGATTTAATGAAACATTCGATTCCTGTAATTCATAACGAGATGGATGCTGGTAGAACTGGAATTTTTTTGATCAACCGTAAGATGGGTCTTCTTACTTCTATTTCTTATACGTCTGAAAAGATCGTGGAAATTTTTAGAACCAAGGATTATCAGGGAAGTTTTATTTATCGTTCGATTGAGGAGGAAAAAACCACGATCAAAGAAGATATTCAAAATTTTGAATTTAATCATGAATTGGATTTGGAGTTTTTAAAAGGTTCTTATATCGTTCTTCCTTTGACAAATCCTGGAAGAAATGCCTTTGGAGTGATTACCGTTTCGGATCGTGTGGATAAACTTTCTTACAATTATTCTCATCTTAGACTTTTGCAGACCTTCGCGTCCTTGGTCGCAAGAGGACACGAAACTTTGAAACTTCAGAATGAGATGATTTCTAGAAAAGCGATGCAACGTTCCTTGGAAAGAGAAATAGAGATCACTAGGGAGATTCAAAAAAACATATTACCAGAATCTAAAGCGTTTCATTCTAATTTTGATCTGGGAGTTAAATCCGTTCCAGCTAAAGAGGTTTCGGGGGATTTTTACGATTACTATCAGTATCAGGATGGCCAGTATTCTTTTCTCATATCGGATGTTTCCGGAAAAAGTCTTCCGGCAGCGATTTTTATGGCCATGAGTTCATCCATCATACGAACTCTTGCCAGAGATCACGATTTAGATCCCGAAGAAATTTTGAAACAGGGAAATGCCCTCATCTACGAGGACTCGCATAACGGAATGTTTGTGACTACGTTTTTCATTCATTATAATCCTGCAATATTCACTTTAGATTATGCGTCCGCCGGTCATAACGATCAGGTTCTGATTCGAAAAGACGGTTCTTGGGAGATTATCAAAGGTTCAGGTCCTCCTTTAGGAGTTCTTCCTTCTGCGAGTTATAAAGGAGGAAGTCTGACCGTGGAACCGGGAGATATGTTCATTCTTTATACCGATGGTGCGATTGAAGAAAAAAATTCCAAGGATGAAGAATTTGGTTTAGAAAGAATGATCCGAGAAGTGATTGTTAGAAGACATCTTCCTTCGGAACAGATTGTTGAAGAACTTTTCAAACTTGTGCGGGAATTTTCAGGAGCACCTGAGTTATTCGACGATTTTACTGTGATGATTTTGAAGTTTAACGATAACTATCAGTTTTCTCGGGTTTTCGAGGCTAAAACTTCTGCAATTCCTTTGTTTAGAGAATTTGTATATCAAACGATTAAGGTTCGAAATTTAGAGGATTCTCAAAGAGACGATATTCTTCTCGCTTGCGACGAGGCGGGTACGAATATAGTGATGCACGGTTATGAAAATACAGATTTGAAAAATCCGAAATTCGAATGTAAAATACGCTTTACAGGGGATTGGATTACCATTGTATTAATTGATTCTGGGAAAGTCTTTAATAGAGAAGACGTTCAAGATCCATCCATCGAAGACAATCTAAGCGGCAAAAGAAAGGGTGGTTTTGGAGTGTATCTGATCGAAAAGCTCATGGATTCGGTCGATTATTCCAGTGAAGGTGGAAAGAATTTTTTAGTTCTCAAAAAGAATTTTCAAAACAAGGCTTCCAATGGAAATAACGTCTGA